A stretch of the Chloroflexota bacterium genome encodes the following:
- a CDS encoding pyridoxal phosphate-dependent aminotransferase — translation MRIATRMSRLGTETAFEVLVKARALEAQGRDIVHLEVGEPDFPTPAHIVEAGVRALRDGKTKYTPSQGIPELREAIARHTNATRGLNISPDQVVVTPGAKPIMFFSIMTLAEAGDEVLYPEPGFPIYESMINYVGAKPVPYHLREENEFRFDPDEFRALANSKTKMIILNSPHNPTGGVFTRADLQVVAEVANQYDITVFTDEIYWQVLYEGKFESLLSIPGMPERTIVLDGFSKTYAMTGWRLGWGVMSPALVPHITRLQTNSNSCVPAFTQSAGIAALTGPQDSVGKMVAAFKERRDVIVEGMNTVPGFKCQKPHGAFYVFPNTTGTGWDSRKMADYILNEAGVACVSGTAFGKAGEGYVRFSYANSLENIQKAVARIREAVAKIHD, via the coding sequence ATGCGAATTGCAACCCGAATGAGCCGATTGGGCACCGAGACCGCGTTCGAAGTGCTCGTCAAGGCGCGCGCGCTCGAAGCGCAAGGGCGCGATATTGTGCATCTCGAAGTGGGCGAACCGGATTTTCCCACGCCCGCGCACATTGTCGAAGCCGGCGTGCGCGCGTTGCGCGACGGCAAAACCAAATATACGCCGAGCCAGGGCATTCCCGAACTGCGCGAGGCGATTGCGCGCCACACCAACGCGACGCGCGGTTTGAACATTTCACCCGATCAGGTCGTCGTCACGCCGGGCGCGAAACCGATCATGTTCTTTTCGATCATGACACTTGCCGAAGCTGGCGACGAAGTGTTGTACCCCGAACCTGGGTTTCCGATCTACGAGAGCATGATTAACTACGTCGGCGCGAAACCCGTGCCGTACCATCTGCGCGAAGAAAACGAATTTCGTTTCGATCCCGACGAGTTTCGCGCGCTCGCCAATTCGAAAACCAAGATGATCATTCTCAACTCGCCGCACAACCCGACCGGCGGTGTGTTCACGCGCGCGGACTTGCAAGTTGTCGCCGAGGTCGCCAACCAGTACGACATTACTGTGTTCACGGACGAAATTTACTGGCAAGTGTTGTACGAAGGCAAATTCGAAAGTCTGCTCTCGATCCCTGGGATGCCGGAACGCACCATCGTGCTCGACGGGTTTAGCAAAACGTACGCGATGACCGGCTGGCGCTTGGGCTGGGGCGTCATGTCGCCCGCGCTCGTGCCGCACATCACGCGCCTGCAGACGAACTCGAATTCGTGCGTGCCGGCATTCACGCAGTCCGCCGGCATCGCCGCGTTGACCGGACCGCAAGACTCGGTGGGCAAAATGGTTGCCGCATTCAAGGAACGCCGGGATGTAATCGTGGAAGGCATGAACACGGTGCCGGGATTCAAGTGCCAGAAACCGCACGGCGCGTTCTACGTGTTCCCGAACACGACGGGGACGGGCTGGGATTCGCGCAAGATGGCGGATTACATTCTCAACGAAGCCGGCGTCGCGTGCGTGAGCGGCACCGCGTTCGGCAAGGCGGGCGAAGGATACGTGCGATTCTCGTACGCGAACTCGTTAGAGAATATCCAAAAAGCGGTGGCGCGTATCCGCGAAGCCGTCGCCAAGATTCACGATTGA
- a CDS encoding M48 family metalloprotease, giving the protein MSTHAGESIFERLYLGVSERLGKNLFEQVVNAKSLEPTWTLARTLAFLIAGLVHSLTFGIGLLGIFLVVRFWFNLFAILGAVACFATVWFLMPRLPRLSDPIVPRAEIPTVYQTVDRVAQALGAARVDGIVIDENFNAAVAQVGLRRKRILFIGLPLFATLDAQEKVAVLGHELAHNVNGDPMRSFFEASAVGVLVEWHRMLQPQEMWQAPGGLVGLVLLIALPLARLFTYVISFIPWLGAYALAHLLWRHSQRAEYLADHLAATVSGTNAMIALLNKLGLVDKFLQTLHTITLNRKDRDLFGEYRQVIAGVNADHLAPSSEESAQTRRADSSHPPTAYRIAFLNARRVAGAQVVLSSFDADQMDRELKPFEKAVQAKLMDRYEGSLYY; this is encoded by the coding sequence ATGTCCACTCACGCTGGCGAAAGTATTTTCGAAAGATTGTACTTGGGTGTGAGCGAACGGCTTGGAAAAAATCTGTTTGAGCAAGTTGTGAATGCTAAATCGCTAGAGCCAACCTGGACACTTGCCAGGACCCTGGCTTTTCTAATTGCTGGTCTGGTGCACAGTCTGACGTTTGGAATTGGCTTGTTGGGAATTTTCTTGGTGGTTCGTTTTTGGTTTAATCTATTCGCGATTCTGGGCGCGGTCGCGTGTTTTGCGACGGTGTGGTTCTTGATGCCGCGCTTGCCACGGTTGAGCGATCCAATCGTGCCGCGCGCCGAAATACCGACGGTGTATCAAACGGTGGATCGCGTAGCGCAGGCGCTTGGCGCGGCGCGCGTGGACGGCATCGTCATTGACGAAAATTTCAATGCGGCAGTAGCCCAAGTGGGCTTGCGACGTAAACGAATTCTGTTTATCGGACTACCGCTGTTTGCCACGCTAGATGCTCAGGAAAAAGTGGCGGTCCTGGGACACGAGTTAGCGCACAATGTCAACGGCGATCCGATGCGCAGTTTTTTTGAAGCCAGTGCCGTGGGCGTTTTAGTCGAGTGGCATCGTATGCTCCAGCCGCAAGAAATGTGGCAAGCGCCCGGCGGATTGGTTGGACTCGTTCTGCTCATTGCGTTGCCTCTCGCCCGGTTGTTTACGTACGTCATTTCATTTATTCCATGGCTGGGGGCTTACGCGTTGGCGCATCTCTTGTGGCGTCATTCGCAACGCGCCGAATATCTTGCCGATCATCTCGCGGCGACCGTGAGTGGAACGAACGCCATGATCGCGTTGCTGAACAAACTGGGGCTGGTAGATAAATTCCTTCAGACCTTGCACACGATCACGCTCAACCGCAAAGACCGCGATTTGTTCGGTGAGTACCGGCAAGTCATTGCCGGCGTCAACGCGGATCATCTTGCGCCGTCGTCGGAGGAATCTGCTCAGACGCGGCGCGCGGATTCGTCGCACCCGCCGACCGCGTATCGCATCGCGTTTCTCAACGCGCGCCGGGTTGCCGGCGCTCAAGTCGTGTTGTCGTCGTTTGACGCCGACCAGATGGATCGCGAACTGAAACCGTTTGAAAAAGCAGTGCAAGCCAAATTGATGGATCGGTACGAGGGGAGTCTCTACTATTGA
- a CDS encoding DUF4445 domain-containing protein: MKHPITFLPQNLITHAPEGTTVFNAANWAGLAIDSTCGGRGTCGKCKVQFENGATAITDSDRKYLAESDLAEGWRLSCRAPIHGECVVNVPRLMTSPKAALLGYGRHVALSPNVAKIFLQLDEPTLDDQRSDLQRVIVALDHEGYQVHADLAVWRALPQTLRGSDFKITAIVCGDELIAVESGDTRAHIYGLALDIGTTTVVGAIVDLNTGAVAAVKSTLNGQAMYGADVISRASFTMLEDNGVEILQARIVETINTLFDELLAMSSVARENVYECVAVGNATMIHLLLGITPEPIAVAPFIPAVEQSVTLPACEIGLRLHPRARLSLLPHLGAYVGADIVAGVLATGLARNEDEKWRLFIDVGTNGEIVLGSVKRTISTAAPAGPAFEGAQIKSGMRASDGAIEGVMIDDDVHLQIIGGDVKPIGICGSGLVDAVAQLIQAGLVDSTGRLLTADALRGRVTDNLLARLVEVEGVRAFLLSDPADGIVLTQPDIRALQFAKAAISSGVDVLMQNLGITANDLHEVMLAGSFGSYINPASARRIGLVPWVPVERIVAVGNAAGEGAKIALLSFREREAANRIPELVEYLELSGRPEFNDIFTEALSFPDSQNQ, translated from the coding sequence ATGAAACATCCAATTACATTTCTTCCGCAAAATCTCATCACGCATGCGCCCGAAGGCACGACTGTGTTCAACGCGGCGAACTGGGCAGGACTGGCGATTGACAGCACGTGCGGCGGACGCGGCACGTGCGGTAAATGCAAAGTGCAATTTGAAAACGGCGCGACCGCGATTACCGACTCGGATCGCAAATATCTTGCCGAGTCCGATCTCGCGGAAGGGTGGCGACTCTCTTGCCGCGCGCCGATTCACGGCGAGTGCGTCGTCAACGTGCCGCGCTTGATGACGTCGCCCAAAGCCGCGCTGCTTGGCTATGGTCGCCACGTCGCGCTCAGCCCGAACGTCGCGAAAATTTTTCTGCAATTGGACGAGCCGACGCTCGACGACCAACGTTCCGATCTCCAACGCGTGATCGTCGCGCTCGACCACGAAGGATACCAGGTTCACGCCGATCTCGCGGTGTGGCGCGCGCTGCCGCAAACATTACGCGGGAGCGATTTCAAAATCACTGCGATTGTGTGCGGCGACGAACTGATCGCCGTCGAGTCGGGTGACACACGCGCACACATTTACGGACTTGCGCTCGACATCGGCACGACGACGGTAGTCGGCGCGATAGTGGACCTGAACACCGGCGCGGTCGCGGCGGTGAAATCCACACTCAACGGGCAAGCGATGTACGGCGCGGACGTGATCTCGCGCGCGAGTTTCACGATGCTCGAAGATAACGGCGTCGAGATTCTGCAAGCGCGCATCGTCGAAACGATCAACACGTTGTTCGACGAATTGCTCGCCATGTCCAGCGTCGCGCGCGAAAATGTGTACGAGTGCGTCGCAGTCGGCAACGCGACGATGATCCATTTGTTGCTCGGCATCACGCCGGAACCGATCGCGGTCGCGCCGTTCATCCCCGCGGTCGAGCAGTCGGTCACACTGCCCGCGTGCGAAATCGGTTTGCGTTTGCATCCGCGCGCGCGGCTAAGTTTGTTGCCGCATCTCGGTGCATATGTCGGCGCGGATATTGTCGCGGGCGTGCTCGCGACCGGGCTGGCGCGCAACGAAGACGAAAAGTGGCGGCTGTTCATTGACGTTGGCACGAACGGCGAAATCGTGCTCGGCTCGGTCAAGCGCACGATCTCGACCGCCGCGCCGGCGGGTCCCGCGTTCGAAGGCGCACAGATCAAATCGGGGATGCGCGCGAGCGACGGCGCGATTGAAGGTGTGATGATTGACGACGATGTGCATCTGCAAATCATCGGCGGCGATGTGAAACCGATTGGCATTTGCGGTTCGGGACTCGTGGATGCGGTCGCGCAGTTGATTCAAGCCGGACTCGTAGATTCGACCGGGCGCTTGTTGACCGCGGATGCATTGCGCGGACGCGTGACCGATAACCTGCTCGCGCGCTTGGTCGAGGTGGAAGGTGTGCGCGCGTTCTTGTTGAGCGACCCCGCCGACGGCATCGTATTGACGCAACCGGACATTCGCGCGTTGCAATTCGCCAAAGCCGCGATTTCGTCCGGCGTGGATGTCTTGATGCAAAACCTCGGTATCACCGCGAACGATCTGCACGAAGTGATGCTCGCCGGTTCGTTTGGTTCGTACATCAATCCGGCGAGCGCGCGGCGCATTGGCTTGGTGCCCTGGGTGCCAGTCGAGCGCATCGTCGCAGTTGGCAACGCCGCGGGTGAAGGCGCGAAGATCGCGCTGCTCTCGTTCCGCGAGCGCGAAGCGGCGAATCGCATTCCGGAATTGGTCGAGTATCTCGAACTCTCCGGGCGACCTGAATTCAACGATATATTTACGGAGGCGCTGTCTTTTCCCGATTCCCAAAATCAATAA
- a CDS encoding homocysteine S-methyltransferase family protein, protein MALSFLERLQSARVLVADGATGTNLQVAGLGLGVPPEEWVFDEPEKILALHRAFVDAGSDIILTDTFGGTRIRLRESKYLDRLVEVNQRAVQLACQAASARPGVLVAGSLGPTGLLLEPFGELTHDDVANAYAEQAAALTEGGADLLVLETFFALEEGTAAIDGVKRASKLPLVVSFSFDQGTRTMMGLTPTQVARALVPRGITVLGANCGRSLDEMTQVVAEYVAANTGLPLWIKPNAGLPRMDGDRSVYDTTPETMGEYAKRFVAAGAKIVGGCCGSSPAHVAAIARAVK, encoded by the coding sequence ATGGCTCTATCATTTCTCGAACGTCTGCAATCCGCGCGCGTCCTCGTCGCCGACGGCGCGACCGGCACGAATCTCCAGGTCGCCGGGCTGGGTCTAGGCGTGCCGCCCGAAGAGTGGGTGTTTGACGAACCGGAAAAAATTCTCGCGTTGCATCGTGCGTTTGTGGACGCAGGGTCGGATATTATCCTCACCGATACATTCGGCGGCACGCGCATTCGGCTGCGCGAATCGAAATACCTCGACCGCCTCGTGGAGGTGAATCAACGCGCGGTCCAACTCGCGTGCCAAGCCGCGTCCGCACGCCCAGGCGTGCTCGTCGCCGGTTCGCTGGGACCGACCGGGTTGTTGCTGGAACCGTTCGGCGAACTGACGCACGATGATGTCGCGAACGCGTACGCGGAGCAAGCCGCCGCGTTGACCGAAGGCGGCGCAGATTTGCTCGTGCTCGAAACATTTTTCGCGCTCGAAGAAGGGACCGCCGCGATTGACGGCGTGAAACGCGCGAGCAAGCTGCCGCTCGTCGTCTCGTTCAGTTTCGATCAAGGCACGCGCACGATGATGGGCTTGACGCCGACCCAGGTCGCGCGCGCGCTCGTGCCGCGCGGCATCACGGTGCTGGGCGCGAACTGCGGTCGCTCGCTCGACGAGATGACCCAGGTTGTTGCGGAGTACGTCGCGGCGAACACCGGCTTGCCGTTGTGGATCAAACCGAATGCGGGTCTGCCGCGCATGGATGGCGACCGCTCGGTGTACGACACGACGCCGGAGACGATGGGCGAGTACGCTAAACGCTTCGTCGCGGCGGGCGCGAAAATCGTGGGCGGCTGTTGCGGCAGTTCGCCGGCGCACGTCGCGGCAATCGCGCGCGCGGTCAAATAG
- the opgC gene encoding OpgC domain-containing protein produces MNYIDTNWHYPRAEKRDLRLDFLRGFAVFVMVVDHFGGTSWFYYLTGNNQFFTSGAEAFVLISGMVVGLVYGNIAHREGLRTAMIKALQRAWTLYKLTIAMTLVLAVLSDWFDLPWAKDVDLGDLVMFVVRVIFLQQTYYLADIPMLYTFLMALAPLGLWLLHTKRTGWLHVISFVVWAGFQYVDSQQIIILPIVGNTTFHPAAWQLIFFWAMAFGYHRDAIFKRIAGLPRWPYFLLATLLFLWLLHLYSTEMVALKRLYPGINVEWVKATLFSKSHVAPGRVLATAIVFQFAYLALTRFWVPFERGLGWLFTPLGQNSLYSYTMHVVIIGAFYAILPYLPGNVTERGTLNTLLQLGVLLLLWLLIKRQFAFDIVPR; encoded by the coding sequence TTGAATTACATTGACACGAACTGGCACTATCCGCGCGCCGAGAAACGCGACTTGCGTTTGGATTTCTTGCGCGGGTTCGCCGTGTTCGTGATGGTCGTGGACCACTTTGGCGGCACGTCGTGGTTCTATTATCTCACCGGCAATAATCAGTTTTTCACCTCTGGCGCGGAAGCGTTCGTCCTTATTTCGGGGATGGTCGTCGGTTTGGTGTACGGCAACATCGCGCACCGCGAGGGTTTGCGCACCGCGATGATCAAGGCGCTGCAACGCGCGTGGACGCTTTACAAACTGACGATTGCGATGACGCTCGTCCTTGCCGTGCTCTCCGATTGGTTTGATTTGCCCTGGGCAAAGGACGTGGACTTGGGCGACCTGGTTATGTTTGTCGTGCGCGTGATTTTCTTGCAACAGACGTACTATCTCGCCGACATTCCGATGCTCTACACGTTCTTGATGGCGCTCGCACCACTCGGTTTGTGGTTGTTGCACACCAAGCGCACCGGCTGGTTGCACGTGATTTCGTTCGTCGTGTGGGCGGGTTTTCAGTACGTGGATTCGCAACAAATCATTATTCTGCCCATCGTCGGCAATACGACGTTCCATCCCGCCGCGTGGCAGTTGATCTTTTTCTGGGCGATGGCGTTCGGTTATCATCGCGACGCAATCTTCAAGCGCATTGCCGGATTACCGCGCTGGCCCTACTTTTTGCTGGCGACGTTGTTGTTCCTGTGGCTGTTGCACCTCTACTCAACCGAAATGGTCGCGCTCAAGCGATTGTATCCGGGCATCAACGTCGAGTGGGTTAAGGCAACGCTGTTTAGCAAAAGTCATGTCGCGCCCGGACGCGTGCTCGCGACCGCGATCGTGTTTCAATTTGCGTACCTTGCCCTGACGCGCTTTTGGGTTCCGTTCGAACGCGGGCTGGGCTGGCTGTTCACACCACTCGGACAAAACTCGCTGTACAGTTACACGATGCACGTCGTCATCATCGGCGCGTTTTATGCGATTTTGCCCTACTTGCCGGGAAACGTCACCGAGCGCGGCACGCTGAACACGTTACTGCAACTGGGCGTACTCCTGCTTTTATGGTTGCTAATCAAACGGCAGTTCGCTTTCGATATAGTGCCACGTTGA
- a CDS encoding roadblock/LC7 domain-containing protein codes for MDQKSRAERMVNRLRDFRSSSPDVEASAVVSADGLIVASDLPSGVEEDRVSAMSAAMLSLGDRIATELRRGMLDQVYIHGENGYVVLMAAGEEAVLTVLARKEAKLGLILYDMKKAAADIGALI; via the coding sequence ATGGATCAAAAATCGCGTGCTGAACGAATGGTCAATCGCCTGCGCGATTTTCGTTCTTCCAGCCCGGATGTCGAAGCATCGGCAGTGGTCAGCGCGGATGGTTTGATCGTCGCGTCGGACCTCCCCAGCGGCGTCGAAGAAGATCGCGTGTCGGCGATGTCCGCCGCGATGCTCTCCCTCGGTGATCGCATCGCCACCGAGTTGCGCCGCGGGATGCTCGATCAAGTGTACATTCATGGCGAGAACGGCTATGTGGTTTTGATGGCGGCGGGCGAGGAAGCGGTGTTGACGGTCCTCGCGCGTAAAGAAGCCAAGCTGGGTCTGATTCTCTACGATATGAAAAAAGCGGCGGCAGACATTGGCGCCCTCATCTAG
- a CDS encoding methylenetetrahydrofolate reductase C-terminal domain-containing protein → MCLEDEVNLRWLDEKKPITRWLARLILPVEKISKETLFDCRMCGQCILHSTGMTCPMRCPKNLRNGPCGGVRPNGNCEVFADKPCVWVQGIERAPRLPLWQEDIHHLQPPVNWRLQGTSSWINLFTGRDAIRPRGWENANEPQTNSDQHG, encoded by the coding sequence GTGTGTTTGGAAGACGAGGTAAATTTGCGCTGGCTCGATGAAAAGAAACCCATCACGCGCTGGCTCGCGCGGTTGATCCTGCCGGTCGAAAAAATTAGCAAAGAAACGCTGTTCGATTGTCGCATGTGCGGGCAGTGCATCTTGCATTCGACCGGGATGACGTGCCCGATGCGTTGTCCGAAAAATTTAAGGAATGGTCCGTGCGGTGGCGTGCGCCCGAATGGCAACTGTGAGGTGTTTGCCGACAAACCGTGTGTGTGGGTGCAAGGCATCGAACGCGCGCCGCGTTTGCCGTTGTGGCAAGAGGATATTCATCATCTACAGCCCCCGGTGAATTGGCGACTGCAAGGCACGTCGTCGTGGATCAATCTCTTCACCGGACGCGACGCGATTCGTCCACGCGGCTGGGAAAACGCAAACGAACCGCAGACGAACTCGGATCAGCACGGATGA
- a CDS encoding glycoside hydrolase family 99-like domain-containing protein — protein sequence MKRLVPLLVVAVALVAFITLAIPGFAQARRAPLVLAFYYNWYDENTWKTQNVPDMPTLKYLSRDPINTARQIVEAREAGIDSFIVSWWGPGNPTDFNFKAMLDQARGLYFPVGIDIEINSPFFHNKNDVVNALKYLQSTHMQHPAYLRVDGKPVLFFWREQIYSVDEWVAIRNNIDPQRKQIWIAEGIDETYQRVFDGHHLYMVAWSKNVRGELNKWPPRIKKFGADKIWVATVNPGADNRKTTQPEKVVRDRENGAFYREMWQAAFSTYPDWIMITSWNEWAEGTMIEPSVTYGNLYLDITREYAAKYKAGLPTPTPTPTRTATPTRTSTPTATFTPTVTPTPEPTATPEPTSTLTPVVTADAATTAAPATSSASASPAPAKLTVTPKPTATIQIQARVSISGTLRVRAAPMADAEILGRLVEGAGVTLLARSEDNKWWQIAFPNLTKRGWISADLVTPNGDTLTLPIMRVETRSLDIPPPRLSMPIQDDGAPSLAEY from the coding sequence ATGAAACGACTAGTACCACTCCTCGTTGTAGCCGTTGCCCTCGTTGCCTTTATCACCTTGGCGATTCCCGGTTTCGCGCAGGCGCGTCGCGCTCCACTCGTTCTCGCGTTCTATTACAATTGGTACGACGAGAATACGTGGAAGACGCAAAACGTACCGGACATGCCGACGCTCAAGTACTTGTCGCGCGATCCGATCAATACCGCGCGCCAGATCGTCGAAGCGCGCGAAGCCGGCATTGACTCGTTCATCGTCTCGTGGTGGGGTCCCGGCAATCCCACCGATTTCAACTTCAAAGCGATGCTCGATCAGGCGCGCGGATTGTATTTCCCCGTCGGCATTGACATCGAGATCAACTCGCCCTTCTTTCACAACAAAAACGACGTGGTCAACGCGCTCAAGTACCTACAATCCACGCACATGCAACATCCCGCCTATCTGCGCGTGGATGGCAAACCGGTCTTGTTTTTTTGGCGCGAGCAAATCTACTCGGTGGACGAGTGGGTCGCCATTCGCAATAATATTGACCCGCAACGCAAACAGATTTGGATCGCCGAAGGCATTGACGAAACGTACCAGCGCGTCTTCGACGGGCATCACCTCTACATGGTCGCGTGGTCCAAGAACGTGCGCGGCGAACTAAACAAGTGGCCCCCCCGCATCAAAAAATTCGGCGCGGATAAAATCTGGGTCGCCACGGTCAACCCCGGCGCGGACAATCGCAAGACCACGCAACCGGAAAAAGTCGTCCGCGATCGCGAGAACGGCGCGTTCTATCGCGAAATGTGGCAAGCCGCGTTCAGCACCTATCCCGACTGGATCATGATCACCAGTTGGAATGAATGGGCGGAAGGCACGATGATCGAGCCGAGTGTGACGTACGGTAATTTGTATCTCGACATCACGCGCGAGTACGCCGCCAAGTACAAAGCCGGTTTGCCGACGCCGACGCCGACGCCCACGCGCACCGCAACACCGACACGCACGTCAACGCCGACCGCGACCTTTACGCCGACGGTGACGCCGACGCCGGAACCAACCGCCACACCGGAACCGACGAGCACGCTAACGCCGGTCGTTACCGCCGATGCGGCGACGACCGCCGCGCCCGCGACGAGTAGCGCAAGCGCATCGCCCGCGCCTGCCAAACTGACCGTTACACCTAAACCCACCGCAACCATTCAGATTCAAGCGCGCGTCAGCATCAGCGGTACACTGCGCGTACGCGCTGCCCCCATGGCGGACGCGGAAATCCTGGGTCGCTTGGTCGAAGGTGCCGGCGTCACTTTGCTGGCGCGCAGCGAAGACAACAAGTGGTGGCAAATCGCGTTTCCCAATCTGACCAAACGCGGCTGGATCTCGGCGGACCTCGTCACGCCGAATGGCGACACACTGACACTGCCCATTATGCGCGTCGAAACCAGATCGCTGGACATACCACCGCCGCGTCTTTCGATGCCAATTCAGGACGACGGCGCACCCTCCCTGGCTGAATACTAA
- a CDS encoding OsmC family protein, with protein MAIRHAQAVWTGTLREGSGTMKFANYNGPYTWASRFESGAGTNPEELVGAAHAGCYSMFLSSLITKAGFKPTRIQTTATVHLEEGPTITKIELNTDAHVPELDPAKFQELAAQAKANCPVSKALASVNIQLNAKLIG; from the coding sequence ATGGCAATTCGACACGCACAAGCAGTGTGGACGGGAACGCTGCGCGAAGGTTCGGGCACGATGAAGTTCGCCAACTATAACGGTCCGTACACCTGGGCATCGCGCTTTGAATCCGGCGCCGGCACCAACCCGGAAGAATTGGTCGGCGCCGCGCACGCGGGATGCTACTCGATGTTCTTGTCCTCGTTGATTACCAAAGCCGGTTTCAAGCCCACGCGCATTCAAACGACCGCGACGGTTCATCTCGAAGAAGGTCCGACGATTACAAAGATTGAACTAAACACCGACGCCCACGTGCCGGAACTCGACCCCGCCAAGTTTCAGGAACTTGCCGCGCAAGCCAAAGCCAACTGTCCTGTGTCCAAGGCGCTGGCAAGCGTCAACATCCAGCTCAACGCAAAACTGATCGGCTAG
- the hpt gene encoding hypoxanthine phosphoribosyltransferase gives MVNLDNNIAKILITREQLDARIAELGATISRDYAGKDLLLVCVLKGGVLFLSDLTRAIRIPHAFDFMAISSYGGMHTETTGVVRILMDLNSNIENHNVLIIEDIVDTGRTLSYITHNLQTRAPASLKICALLNKPSRREVEVHLDYIGFDVPNEFVVGYGLDYNELYRNLGFIGVLNPERYGGAM, from the coding sequence GTGGTTAATCTCGACAACAACATCGCCAAAATTCTTATCACGCGTGAACAACTCGATGCGCGCATCGCCGAACTCGGCGCAACGATCAGCCGCGATTACGCCGGCAAGGATTTGTTGTTGGTCTGCGTCCTCAAAGGCGGCGTGCTGTTTCTGAGCGACCTCACGCGTGCGATTCGAATTCCCCACGCGTTCGACTTTATGGCGATTTCGTCGTACGGCGGCATGCACACCGAAACGACTGGCGTCGTCCGCATCTTGATGGACTTGAACTCGAACATCGAGAATCACAACGTGCTCATTATCGAAGACATCGTGGATACGGGACGCACCTTGTCTTACATCACGCACAATCTGCAAACGCGCGCACCCGCGTCGCTCAAGATTTGCGCGTTGCTCAACAAACCCAGCCGCCGCGAAGTGGAAGTGCACCTGGATTATATCGGTTTTGATGTGCCGAACGAATTCGTCGTCGGCTATGGCTTGGATTACAACGAACTGTATCGCAACCTGGGTTTTATCGGCGTGCTGAACCCCGAAAGGTACGGTGGCGCGATGTAG
- a CDS encoding methylenetetrahydrofolate reductase, translated as MSFVATRTQRPLRSDSRLERVLRAGLFAVTAELNPPDSADPQEVYDAALPLSEVTDALNATDASGANVHMSSLGLCAVLINAGYDVILQMSCRDRNRIALQGDLLGAAALGVRNVLAITGDDVGAGDQPEAKRVFDFDSMHLLRTMRTLRDDGVFLSGRKLTRPPHLFLGAVENPFAPPLHWRPHRLAKKIEAGADFIQTQFVFDIEIFRNFMARVRDLGLHERVYILAGVGPLKSPKGAEFMRTRVPGVVIPDAIVERLKKTPRERWRDEGMQICVELIQQVREIPGIAGIHVMAYRQEETVAEIIQRAGLFPRLTKPTASQS; from the coding sequence ATGAGTTTTGTGGCAACGCGCACTCAGCGCCCTCTGCGTAGCGACAGCCGGCTCGAACGCGTTTTGCGCGCGGGCTTGTTCGCGGTGACCGCAGAACTGAATCCGCCGGATAGCGCCGACCCGCAAGAGGTGTACGACGCCGCGCTCCCACTTTCCGAAGTGACCGATGCGCTCAACGCGACTGACGCGTCCGGCGCGAACGTGCACATGTCGAGTCTGGGATTGTGCGCGGTGCTCATCAACGCGGGCTATGACGTGATTTTGCAAATGTCGTGCCGCGACCGCAACCGCATCGCGTTGCAGGGCGATTTGCTCGGCGCGGCGGCGCTGGGAGTGCGCAACGTGCTCGCGATCACCGGCGACGATGTGGGCGCAGGCGATCAGCCGGAAGCCAAGCGCGTGTTCGATTTTGATTCGATGCACTTGCTCCGCACGATGCGCACGCTGCGCGATGACGGAGTGTTTTTGAGCGGACGCAAACTCACGCGTCCGCCGCACCTGTTTCTTGGCGCGGTCGAAAATCCGTTCGCGCCGCCGTTGCATTGGCGACCGCATCGGCTCGCGAAAAAGATTGAAGCCGGCGCGGATTTCATCCAAACGCAATTTGTGTTCGACATTGAAATCTTTCGCAACTTTATGGCGCGTGTGCGCGACCTGGGTTTGCACGAACGCGTGTACATTCTCGCGGGGGTCGGTCCGCTCAAATCGCCCAAGGGCGCGGAATTTATGCGGACGCGCGTGCCCGGCGTCGTGATTCCCGATGCGATTGTCGAGCGGTTGAAGAAAACGCCGCGTGAACGTTGGCGCGATGAGGGTATGCAAATCTGCGTCGAATTGATTCAGCAAGTACGTGAAATTCCCGGCATCGCCGGCATCCACGTGATGGCGTATCGCCAAGAAGAGACGGTCGCCGAAATTATTCAGCGCGCGGGATTGTTTCCACGTTTAACGAAACCGACCGCGAGTCAATCATGA